One Kineococcus aurantiacus genomic window carries:
- a CDS encoding 5-dehydro-4-deoxyglucarate dehydratase, with protein MSSRSSYAPDDLRRALGSGLLSFPVTHTHPDLSFDEAGYRDHVSHLSGFGAAGLFAAGGTGEFPALTHDEVFRVVRATVEANAGASPVVGPAGYGTATAVAMAREVEAAGADGVFLLPPYLNEITQDGLYAHVAAVCRATSLGVVVYHRANMRFTARTVARLVGEFDNLVGFKDGVCDIDLLATLHATHGDRLVYVGGLPTAETYALPYLELGATTYSSAIFNFAPEWAKEFYDRVVARDRDGVYDRLREFVLPYLEIRDRAAGYPVSIVKAGMTAAGRPAGPVRPPLTDLTAGELTELTDLVKKVVRA; from the coding sequence ATGAGCAGCCGCAGCAGCTACGCCCCCGACGACCTGCGCCGGGCCCTGGGCTCGGGGCTGCTGTCGTTCCCGGTCACCCACACCCACCCCGACCTGTCCTTCGACGAGGCCGGGTACCGCGACCACGTGAGCCACCTGTCCGGGTTCGGCGCCGCGGGCCTGTTCGCCGCCGGGGGGACCGGGGAGTTCCCCGCCCTCACCCACGACGAGGTGTTCCGCGTCGTCCGCGCCACCGTCGAGGCCAACGCGGGCGCCAGCCCCGTCGTCGGGCCCGCCGGGTACGGCACCGCCACGGCCGTCGCCATGGCCCGCGAGGTCGAGGCCGCCGGCGCCGACGGCGTGTTCCTGCTGCCCCCCTACCTCAACGAGATCACCCAGGACGGGCTGTACGCGCACGTCGCCGCCGTCTGCCGCGCCACCTCGCTCGGGGTCGTCGTCTACCACCGCGCCAACATGCGGTTCACCGCCCGCACCGTGGCCCGCCTCGTCGGGGAGTTCGACAACCTCGTCGGCTTCAAGGACGGCGTCTGCGACATCGACCTGCTCGCCACCCTGCACGCCACCCACGGCGACCGCCTCGTCTACGTCGGCGGCCTGCCCACCGCCGAGACGTACGCCCTGCCGTACCTGGAACTGGGAGCCACCACCTACTCCTCGGCCATCTTCAACTTCGCCCCCGAGTGGGCCAAGGAGTTCTACGACCGCGTCGTGGCCCGCGACCGCGACGGCGTGTACGACCGGTTGCGCGAGTTCGTCCTGCCCTACCTGGAGATCCGCGACCGCGCCGCCGGGTACCCCGTCTCCATCGTCAAGGCCGGGATGACCGCCGCCGGCCGGCCCGCCGGGCCCGTCCGCCCGCCGCTGACCGACCTCACCGCCGGTGAGCTCACCGAGCTCACCGACCTCGTGAAGAAGGTGGTGCGGGCGTGA
- a CDS encoding enolase C-terminal domain-like protein: protein MLLNLSGAHAPFFTRNVVVLTDSDGRTGVGEVPGGEAIRRTLEEAGRLLTGEPVARYRTLLQRVQRTFAGRDAAGRGLQTFDLRTTVHVVTALEAALLDLLGKFLEVPVADLLGEGRQRDRVQALGYLFFVGDRHRTDLAYRGEPDGDDWERLRHEPALDADSVVRLAEAAQARYGFADFKLKGGVLPGEQEVEVVTALARRFPQARITLDPNGGWLLADAVRYGRALRDVLAYAEDPCGAEGGYSGREVMAEFKRATGLTTATNMIATDWRQLGHAVRTNAVDIPLADPHFWTMAGSVRVAQLCDAWGLTWGSHSNNHFDVSLAMFTHVAAAAPGDVTAIDTHWIWQDGQRLTKEPLRIRDGFLDVPTTPGLGVELDEDQLARAHELYLREGLGARDDAVAMQFLLPGWTFDPKRPALDRA from the coding sequence ATGCTGCTGAACCTCTCCGGCGCGCACGCCCCGTTCTTCACCCGCAACGTCGTCGTCCTCACCGACTCCGACGGGCGGACCGGCGTCGGGGAGGTCCCCGGCGGGGAGGCCATCCGGCGGACCCTGGAGGAGGCGGGCCGGCTGCTCACCGGGGAACCCGTCGCCCGGTACCGCACGCTGCTGCAACGGGTCCAGCGCACCTTCGCCGGCCGCGACGCCGCCGGCCGGGGCCTGCAGACGTTCGACCTGCGCACCACCGTGCACGTCGTGACGGCCCTGGAGGCCGCGCTGCTGGACCTGCTCGGCAAGTTCCTGGAGGTCCCCGTCGCCGACCTGCTGGGCGAGGGCCGCCAGCGCGACCGCGTCCAGGCGCTGGGGTACCTGTTCTTCGTCGGTGACCGCCACCGCACCGACCTGGCCTACCGCGGCGAACCCGACGGGGACGACTGGGAGCGGCTGCGGCACGAACCGGCCCTGGACGCCGACTCCGTGGTGCGGTTGGCCGAGGCCGCCCAGGCCCGGTACGGGTTCGCCGACTTCAAGCTCAAGGGCGGGGTCCTGCCGGGCGAGCAGGAGGTCGAGGTCGTCACGGCCCTGGCGCGGCGGTTCCCGCAGGCCCGCATCACCCTGGACCCCAACGGCGGCTGGCTGCTGGCCGACGCCGTGCGGTACGGCCGGGCCCTGCGCGACGTCCTGGCCTACGCCGAGGACCCGTGCGGGGCAGAGGGCGGGTACTCCGGCCGGGAGGTGATGGCCGAGTTCAAGCGCGCCACCGGGCTGACCACGGCGACCAACATGATCGCCACCGACTGGCGGCAGCTCGGGCACGCGGTCCGCACGAACGCCGTCGACATCCCGCTGGCCGACCCGCACTTCTGGACGATGGCCGGCTCGGTGCGGGTCGCGCAGCTGTGCGACGCGTGGGGGCTGACCTGGGGTTCGCACTCGAACAACCACTTCGACGTCTCCCTGGCCATGTTCACCCACGTCGCCGCGGCCGCCCCCGGGGACGTCACCGCCATCGACACGCACTGGATCTGGCAGGACGGGCAGCGCCTCACGAAGGAGCCGCTGCGGATCCGCGACGGTTTCCTCGACGTGCCCACCACGCCCGGCCTCGGGGTGGAGCTCGACGAGGACCAGCTCGCCCGGGCCCACGAGCTGTACCTGCGCGAGGGGCTCGGCGCGCGCGACGACGCGGTCGCCATGCAGTTCCTCCTCCCCGGCTGGACGTTCGACCCGAAGCGGCCGGCGCTCGACCGGGCGTGA
- a CDS encoding trans-aconitate 2-methyltransferase, which translates to MTSPTWDPAQYARFASPRARPFHDLLARVGAQDPAVVVDVGCGPGTLTLDLARRWPRATVRGLDSSPEMVAQAPAGRGVEFSVAAAEEFDARGVDVVVCNAVLQWVPTHRELLRRWASQLAPGAWLAFQVPSNFDAPSHRLMRELAASPPWRHRLAGVLRGTESVASPAQYLDLLAGQGLVADVWQTEYLHVLPGQDPVLEWVRGTGLRPVLQALDPGSAAEFEREYAALLREAYPARDYGTPLPFLRTFAVSTVPA; encoded by the coding sequence GTGACCTCGCCGACGTGGGACCCGGCCCAGTACGCCCGGTTCGCCTCCCCCCGCGCCCGCCCCTTCCACGACCTGCTGGCCCGGGTCGGGGCGCAGGACCCCGCGGTCGTCGTCGACGTGGGCTGCGGGCCGGGGACGCTGACGCTCGACCTGGCCCGCCGGTGGCCGCGCGCCACCGTGCGGGGTCTGGACTCCTCCCCCGAGATGGTCGCGCAGGCCCCGGCCGGGCGGGGGGTGGAGTTCTCGGTCGCGGCGGCCGAGGAGTTCGACGCGCGCGGGGTCGACGTCGTCGTCTGCAACGCGGTGCTGCAGTGGGTGCCCACCCACCGGGAGCTGCTGCGGCGCTGGGCCTCCCAGCTGGCCCCCGGGGCCTGGCTGGCGTTCCAGGTCCCCTCGAACTTCGACGCCCCCTCCCACCGGCTGATGCGCGAACTGGCCGCGTCCCCGCCGTGGCGGCACCGGCTGGCCGGTGTCCTGCGCGGGACCGAGTCGGTGGCCTCCCCCGCGCAGTACCTCGACCTGCTCGCCGGGCAGGGACTGGTCGCCGACGTGTGGCAGACCGAGTACCTGCACGTCCTGCCCGGGCAGGACCCCGTCCTGGAGTGGGTGCGCGGCACGGGGTTGCGCCCGGTGCTGCAGGCCCTGGACCCCGGCAGCGCGGCGGAGTTCGAGCGCGAGTACGCCGCGCTGCTGCGCGAGGCCTACCCGGCGCGCGACTACGGCACGCCGTTGCCGTTCCTGCGGACGTTCGCCGTCTCGACCGTCCCGGCCTGA
- a CDS encoding LysR family transcriptional regulator yields MDLRQMQYVVALADERQFTRAAALSGVSQSGLSAAIRTLEDELGTALFDRSPRQVRPTDAGLALLPYARTMLAQATAARDAVVQATRRLSGTLRVGAEQCLGVVDVSTLLERFHRRFPQVEVHFEQAGSHDLVGRVREGELDLAFVATTEHLGSLPSTELGREPLVLLLPPAHPLAGRAVVDWGELAASPFIDFVPSWGVRPLTDAACAGHGVHRQVRFSVGDVHALLDLVGRGLGVAVVPRHVAAKPEAARLAVVAMPADAPDWVVSVVTASTGSPAPHLLELLEVDQAGTVETANVRRNGNGVP; encoded by the coding sequence ATGGACCTGCGCCAGATGCAGTACGTCGTCGCCCTCGCCGACGAGCGGCAGTTCACCCGCGCCGCCGCCCTCAGCGGCGTCTCGCAGTCGGGGCTGTCCGCCGCGATCCGCACCCTGGAGGACGAGCTGGGCACCGCGCTGTTCGACCGCAGCCCGCGGCAGGTGCGGCCCACCGACGCCGGGCTGGCCCTGCTGCCCTACGCCCGCACGATGCTCGCCCAGGCCACCGCGGCCCGCGACGCCGTCGTCCAGGCCACCCGCCGGCTGTCCGGGACGCTGCGGGTCGGCGCCGAGCAGTGCCTGGGGGTCGTCGACGTCTCCACCCTGCTGGAGCGGTTCCACCGGCGCTTCCCGCAGGTCGAGGTGCACTTCGAGCAGGCCGGCTCGCACGACCTGGTGGGCCGGGTGCGCGAGGGCGAGCTGGACCTCGCCTTCGTCGCCACCACCGAGCACCTCGGGTCGCTGCCCTCCACGGAGCTGGGCCGCGAACCGCTGGTGCTGCTCCTCCCGCCGGCCCACCCGCTGGCCGGGCGGGCCGTCGTGGACTGGGGCGAGCTGGCCGCCTCGCCGTTCATCGACTTCGTTCCCTCCTGGGGGGTGCGGCCCCTCACCGACGCCGCCTGCGCCGGGCACGGCGTGCACCGGCAGGTGCGGTTCAGCGTCGGCGACGTCCACGCCCTGCTCGACCTCGTCGGCCGTGGGCTCGGGGTCGCGGTCGTCCCGCGGCACGTCGCGGCCAAACCCGAGGCCGCCCGGCTGGCGGTCGTCGCGATGCCGGCCGACGCCCCCGACTGGGTCGTCTCGGTGGTGACCGCCTCGACGGGCTCGCCGGCCCCGCACCTGCTGGAACTGCTGGAGGTCGATCAGGCCGGGACGGTCGAGACGGCGAACGTCCGCAGGAACGGCAACGGCGTGCCGTAG